In one window of Neofelis nebulosa isolate mNeoNeb1 chromosome 15, mNeoNeb1.pri, whole genome shotgun sequence DNA:
- the UBAP2L gene encoding ubiquitin-associated protein 2-like isoform X4, with amino-acid sequence MMTSVGTNRARGNWEQPQNQNQTQHKQRPQATAEQIRLAQMISDHNDADFEEKVKQLIDITGKNQDECVIALHDCNGDVNRAINVLLEGNPDTHSWEMVGKKKGVSGQKDGGQTESNEEGKENRDRDRDYSRRRGGPPRRGRGASRGRECMHGALTKPAVVRGQENGLDGTKSGGPSGRGTERGRRGRGRGRGGSGRRGGRFSAQGMGTFNPADYAEPANTDDNYGNNSGNTWNNTGHFEPDDGTSAWRTAAEEWGTEDWNEDLSETKIFTASNVSSVPLPAENVTITAGQRIDLAVLLGKTPSSMENDSSNLDPSQAPSLAQPLVFSNSKQSAITQPASGNSFSHHSMVSMLGKGFGDVGEAKGGSTTGSQFLEQFKTAQALAQLAAQHSQPGTTATSSWDMGSASQSPSLVQYDLKNPDDSTVHSPFSKRQAFTPSSAMMEVFLQEKPPTVATSTAAPPPPSSPLPSKSTSAPQMSPGSSDNQSSSPQPAQQKLKQQKKKASLTSKIPALAVEMPGSADISGLNLQFGALQFGSEPVLSDYESTPTTSASSSQAPSSLYTSTASESSSTISSNQSQESGYQSGPIQSTTYTSPNNAQGPLYEQRSTQTRRYPSSISSSPQKDLTQAKNGFSSVQATQLQTTQSVEGATGSAVKSDSPSTSGISPLSETVSAASLLTAASQHSSPLGGLSHGEESANAPTTQHSSTLSTQQNTLSSSTSSGRTSTSTLLHTSVDSEANLHSSSSTFSTTSSTVSAPPPVVSVSSSLHGGGGLGLSLSSNSTVTASTRSSVATTSGKAPPNLPPGVPPLLPNPYIMAPGLLHAYPPQVYGYDDLQMLQTRFPLDYYSIPFPTPTTPLTGRDGSLASNPYSGDLTKFGRGDASSPAPATTLAQPQQNQTQTHHTTQQTFLNPALPPGYSYTSLPYYTGVPGLPSTFQYGPAVFPVAPTSSKQHGVNVSVNASATPFQQPSGYGSHGYNTGVSVTSSNTGVPDISGSVYSKTQQSFEKQGFHSGTPAASFNLPSALGSGGPINPATAAAYPPAPFMHILTPHQQPHSQILHHHLQQDGQLPYLQMILCCPRQQEEQVMKLNDDVLEPTPSRPPLHLHSLRELEDKKLHRHRSGHTDTDTLLSSLASCSSLALPSPVPSFSFCPSATLETLGYWIGTDSWGSIWSLGPQTVSLAFWLKWALRCAMGGGGGGARAGTGDLSCVPGSWGAGISKGCLAVRDSLPS; translated from the exons ttgaTTGATATCACAGGCAAGAACCAGGATGAGTGTGTCATTGCTTTACATGACTGCAATGGAGATGTCAACAGAGCCATCAATGTCCTACTGGAAGGAAACCCAGATACG CATTCGTGGGAGATGGTCGGGAAGAAGAAGGGAGTCTCAGGACAGAAGGATGGTGGCCAAACGGAATCCAACGAGGAAGGCAAAGAAAATCGAGACCGTGACAGAGACTATAGTCGGCGACGTGGTGGGCCACCAAGACGGGGGAGAGGTGCCAGCCGTGGACGAGAGTGTATGCATGGGGCTTTAACAAAACCAGCTGTGG ttcgGGGTCAGGAAAACGGATTAGATGGCACTAAGAGTGGAGGACCTTCCGGAAGAGGCACTGAACGAGGCAGAAGAGGACGTGGCAGAGGCAGAG gtgGCTCTGGTAGACGGGGAGGAAGGTTTTCTGCTCAAGGAATGGG AACCTTTAACCCAGCTGATTACGCAGAACCGGCCAATACCGATGACAACTATGGCAATAATAGCGGGAATACGTGGAACAACACTGGCCACTTCGAACCAGATGATGGGACGA GTGCGTGGAGGACCGCGGCAGAGGAGTGGGGGACTGAAGACTGGAATGAAGAC CTTTCTGAGACCAAGATCTTCACTGCCTCTAATGTGTCTTCAGTGCCTCTGCCTGCGGAGAATGTGACAATCACTGCTGGTCAGAG AATCGACCTTGCTGTTCTGTTGGGGAAGACACCATCTTCAATGGAGAATGATTCCTCTAATCTGGATCCATCTCAGGCTCCTTCTCTTGCGCAGCCTCTGGTGTTCAGTAATTCAAAGCAGAGCGCCATAACACAGCCTGCTTCAGGAAACTCATTCTCTCATCACAGTATG GTGAGCATGTTGGGGAAAGGGTTTGGCGATGTCGGCGAAGCCAAAGGTGGCAGCACCACGGGCTCTCAGTTCTTGGAGCAGTTCAAGACTGCTCAGGCCCTGGCCCAGCTGGCGGCACAGCATTCTCAGCCTGGAACCACCGCCACCTCCTCTTGGGACATGGGCTCCGCCTCACAGTCCCCATCGCTGGTGCAGTACG ATTTGAAGAACCCAGACGATTCCACAGTACACAGCCCCTTCAGCAAACGCCAGGCCTTCACCCCATCTTCAGCCATGATGGAGGTGTTCCTTCAGGAGAAGCCGCCCACGGTGGCCACCTCCACTGCTGCACCTCCACcgccctcttcccctctgccgAGCAAATCCACCTCGGCCCCACAGATGTCTCCCGGGTCTTCAGATAACCAGTCCTCCAGCCCTCAGCCGGCTCAGCAGAAATTGAAACAGCAGAAGAAAAAGGCCTCCTTGACTTCTAAG ATTCCTGCTCTGGCTGTGGAGATGCCTGGCTCAGCAGATATCTCAGGGCTAAACCTGCAGTTTGGGGCATTGCAGTTTGGGTCAGAGCCTGTCCTTTCTGATTACGAGTCCACCCCCACCACGAGCGCCTCTTCAAGCCAGGCTCCAAGTAGCCTCTATACCAGCACAGCCAG TGAATCTTCATCTACAATTTCATCTAACCAGAGTCAGGAGTCCGGTTATCAGAGCGGTCCAATTCAGTCGACAACCTATACCTCCCCAAATAATGCTCAGGGCCCTCTGTATGAACAGAGGTCCACACAGACTCGACGGTACCCCAGCTCCATCtcctcatcaccccaaaaggaccTGACTCAGGCAAAG AATGGCTTCAGCTCTGTGCAGGCCACACAGTTACAGACCACGCAATCTGTTGAAG GTGCTACAGGCTCTGCAGTGAAGTCTGACTCACCTTCCACTTCCGGCATCTCCCCTCTCAGCGAGACGGTGTCCGCAGCCTCCTTGCTGACAGCGGCCAGTCAACACTCATCCCCCCTGGGTGGCTTGAGCCACGGTGAGGAGAGTGCAAATGCTCCCACCACACAACACAGCAG CACGTTATCGACGCAGCAGAACACCCTCTCGTCATCCACGTCTTCTGGGCGCACTTCTACATCCACTCTTTTG CACACAAGCGTGGACAGTGAGGCGAACCTCCATTCTTCCTCCAGCACTTTCTCCACCACGTCCAGCACggtctctgcgcctcccccagtGGTCAGTGTCTCCTCCAGTCTCCACGGCGGCGGCGGCTTAGGCCTCAGCCTCAGCAGCAACTCCACCGTCACGGCCTCGACTCGGAGCTCGGTCGCTACGACTTCAG GAAAAGCTCCTCCCAACCTGCCTCCTGGGGTCCCGCCGTTGTTGCCTAATCCGTACATCATGGCTCCGGGGCTGTTACACGCCTACCCG CCTCAAGTATATGGTTACGATGACTTACAGATGCTTCAGACGAGATTCCCCTTG GATTACTACAGCATCCCATTTCCCACGCCCACCACACCGCTGACTGGGAGGGACGGTAGCCTGGCCAGCAACCCCTACTCTG GTGACCTCACGAAGTTCGGCCGCGGGGATGCCTCCTCCCCGGCCCCGGCCACAACCTTGGCCCAACCCCAACAGAACCAGACGCAGACTCACCACACGACGCAGCAGACATTCCTGAACCCGGCGCTGCCTCCTGGCTACAGTTACACCAGCCTGCCATACTACACGGGGGTTCCGGGCCTCCCCAGCACCTTCCAGTATGGGCCTGCTGTGTTCCCT GTGGCTCCTACCTCTTCCAAGCAGCATGGTGTGAATGTCAGTGTGAACGCATCAGCCACCCCTTTCCAACAGCCAAGTGGATATGGGTCTCACGGATACAACACTG gtgTGTCAGTCACCTCCAGTAACACGGGCGTGCCAGATATCTCGGGTTCTGTGTACTCCAAGACCCAG CAGTCCTTCGAGAAACAAGGTTTTCATTCCGGCACTCCTGCTGCCTCCTTCAACTTGCCTTCAGCCCTAGGAAGTGGGGGGCCCATCAATCCAGCCACAGCTGCTGCCTACCCACCTGCCCCTTTCATGCACATTCTGACCCCCCATCAGCAGCCGCACTCCCAGATCCTCCACCACCACCTGCAGCAGGACGGCCAG CTACCATATTTGCAGATGATTCTGTGTTGCCCGCGCCAGCAGGAGGAGCAGGTAATGAAACTGAATGATGATGTGCTTGAACCCACTCCTTCCCGGCCCCCACTTCACCTCCACAGCCTCAGGGAACTCGAAGACAAAAAGCTGCACCGTCACAGAtcaggacacacagacacagacacctTGCTGAGCTCTCTGGCCTCCTGttcctctcttgccctcccctccccggtgccctctttttctttctgcccttccgcGACTCTGGAAACACTTGGTTACTGGATCGGAACGGATTCTTGGGGCAGCATCTGGAGCCTGGGGCCTCAGACTGTCTCTCTTGCCTTTTGGCTGAAATGGGCTCTCCGCTgtgccatggggggggggggggggggggcacgggctGGTACAGGTGACCTCTCCTGCGTCCCAGGGAGCTGGGGAGCTGGGATAAGTAAGGGCTGCCTTGCTGTCAGAGACAGCCTTCCCAGTTGA
- the UBAP2L gene encoding ubiquitin-associated protein 2-like isoform X5, with translation MMTSVGTNRARGNWEQPQNQNQTQHKQRPQATAEQIRLAQMISDHNDADFEEKVKQLIDITGKNQDECVIALHDCNGDVNRAINVLLEGNPDTHSWEMVGKKKGVSGQKDGGQTESNEEGKENRDRDRDYSRRRGGPPRRGRGASRGREFRGQENGLDGTKSGGPSGRGTERGRRGRGRGRGGSGRRGGRFSAQGMGTFNPADYAEPANTDDNYGNNSGNTWNNTGHFEPDDGTSAWRTAAEEWGTEDWNEDLSETKIFTASNVSSVPLPAENVTITAGQRIDLAVLLGKTPSSMENDSSNLDPSQAPSLAQPLVFSNSKQSAITQPASGNSFSHHSMVSMLGKGFGDVGEAKGGSTTGSQFLEQFKTAQALAQLAAQHSQPGTTATSSWDMGSASQSPSLVQYDLKNPDDSTVHSPFSKRQAFTPSSAMMEVFLQEKPPTVATSTAAPPPPSSPLPSKSTSAPQMSPGSSDNQSSSPQPAQQKLKQQKKKASLTSKIPALAVEMPGSADISGLNLQFGALQFGSEPVLSDYESTPTTSASSSQAPSSLYTSTASESSSTISSNQSQESGYQSGPIQSTTYTSPNNAQGPLYEQRSTQTRRYPSSISSSPQKDLTQAKNGFSSVQATQLQTTQSVEGATGSAVKSDSPSTSGISPLSETVSAASLLTAASQHSSPLGGLSHGEESANAPTTQHSSTLSTQQNTLSSSTSSGRTSTSTLLHTSVDSEANLHSSSSTFSTTSSTVSAPPPVVSVSSSLHGGGGLGLSLSSNSTVTASTRSSVATTSGKAPPNLPPGVPPLLPNPYIMAPGLLHAYPPQVYGYDDLQMLQTRFPLDYYSIPFPTPTTPLTGRDGSLASNPYSGDLTKFGRGDASSPAPATTLAQPQQNQTQTHHTTQQTFLNPALPPGYSYTSLPYYTGVPGLPSTFQYGPAVFPVAPTSSKQHGVNVSVNASATPFQQPSGYGSHGYNTGVSVTSSNTGVPDISGSVYSKTQQSFEKQGFHSGTPAASFNLPSALGSGGPINPATAAAYPPAPFMHILTPHQQPHSQILHHHLQQDGQLPYLQMILCCPRQQEEQVMKLNDDVLEPTPSRPPLHLHSLRELEDKKLHRHRSGHTDTDTLLSSLASCSSLALPSPVPSFSFCPSATLETLGYWIGTDSWGSIWSLGPQTVSLAFWLKWALRCAMGGGGGGARAGTGDLSCVPGSWGAGISKGCLAVRDSLPS, from the exons ttgaTTGATATCACAGGCAAGAACCAGGATGAGTGTGTCATTGCTTTACATGACTGCAATGGAGATGTCAACAGAGCCATCAATGTCCTACTGGAAGGAAACCCAGATACG CATTCGTGGGAGATGGTCGGGAAGAAGAAGGGAGTCTCAGGACAGAAGGATGGTGGCCAAACGGAATCCAACGAGGAAGGCAAAGAAAATCGAGACCGTGACAGAGACTATAGTCGGCGACGTGGTGGGCCACCAAGACGGGGGAGAGGTGCCAGCCGTGGACGAGAGT ttcgGGGTCAGGAAAACGGATTAGATGGCACTAAGAGTGGAGGACCTTCCGGAAGAGGCACTGAACGAGGCAGAAGAGGACGTGGCAGAGGCAGAG gtgGCTCTGGTAGACGGGGAGGAAGGTTTTCTGCTCAAGGAATGGG AACCTTTAACCCAGCTGATTACGCAGAACCGGCCAATACCGATGACAACTATGGCAATAATAGCGGGAATACGTGGAACAACACTGGCCACTTCGAACCAGATGATGGGACGA GTGCGTGGAGGACCGCGGCAGAGGAGTGGGGGACTGAAGACTGGAATGAAGAC CTTTCTGAGACCAAGATCTTCACTGCCTCTAATGTGTCTTCAGTGCCTCTGCCTGCGGAGAATGTGACAATCACTGCTGGTCAGAG AATCGACCTTGCTGTTCTGTTGGGGAAGACACCATCTTCAATGGAGAATGATTCCTCTAATCTGGATCCATCTCAGGCTCCTTCTCTTGCGCAGCCTCTGGTGTTCAGTAATTCAAAGCAGAGCGCCATAACACAGCCTGCTTCAGGAAACTCATTCTCTCATCACAGTATG GTGAGCATGTTGGGGAAAGGGTTTGGCGATGTCGGCGAAGCCAAAGGTGGCAGCACCACGGGCTCTCAGTTCTTGGAGCAGTTCAAGACTGCTCAGGCCCTGGCCCAGCTGGCGGCACAGCATTCTCAGCCTGGAACCACCGCCACCTCCTCTTGGGACATGGGCTCCGCCTCACAGTCCCCATCGCTGGTGCAGTACG ATTTGAAGAACCCAGACGATTCCACAGTACACAGCCCCTTCAGCAAACGCCAGGCCTTCACCCCATCTTCAGCCATGATGGAGGTGTTCCTTCAGGAGAAGCCGCCCACGGTGGCCACCTCCACTGCTGCACCTCCACcgccctcttcccctctgccgAGCAAATCCACCTCGGCCCCACAGATGTCTCCCGGGTCTTCAGATAACCAGTCCTCCAGCCCTCAGCCGGCTCAGCAGAAATTGAAACAGCAGAAGAAAAAGGCCTCCTTGACTTCTAAG ATTCCTGCTCTGGCTGTGGAGATGCCTGGCTCAGCAGATATCTCAGGGCTAAACCTGCAGTTTGGGGCATTGCAGTTTGGGTCAGAGCCTGTCCTTTCTGATTACGAGTCCACCCCCACCACGAGCGCCTCTTCAAGCCAGGCTCCAAGTAGCCTCTATACCAGCACAGCCAG TGAATCTTCATCTACAATTTCATCTAACCAGAGTCAGGAGTCCGGTTATCAGAGCGGTCCAATTCAGTCGACAACCTATACCTCCCCAAATAATGCTCAGGGCCCTCTGTATGAACAGAGGTCCACACAGACTCGACGGTACCCCAGCTCCATCtcctcatcaccccaaaaggaccTGACTCAGGCAAAG AATGGCTTCAGCTCTGTGCAGGCCACACAGTTACAGACCACGCAATCTGTTGAAG GTGCTACAGGCTCTGCAGTGAAGTCTGACTCACCTTCCACTTCCGGCATCTCCCCTCTCAGCGAGACGGTGTCCGCAGCCTCCTTGCTGACAGCGGCCAGTCAACACTCATCCCCCCTGGGTGGCTTGAGCCACGGTGAGGAGAGTGCAAATGCTCCCACCACACAACACAGCAG CACGTTATCGACGCAGCAGAACACCCTCTCGTCATCCACGTCTTCTGGGCGCACTTCTACATCCACTCTTTTG CACACAAGCGTGGACAGTGAGGCGAACCTCCATTCTTCCTCCAGCACTTTCTCCACCACGTCCAGCACggtctctgcgcctcccccagtGGTCAGTGTCTCCTCCAGTCTCCACGGCGGCGGCGGCTTAGGCCTCAGCCTCAGCAGCAACTCCACCGTCACGGCCTCGACTCGGAGCTCGGTCGCTACGACTTCAG GAAAAGCTCCTCCCAACCTGCCTCCTGGGGTCCCGCCGTTGTTGCCTAATCCGTACATCATGGCTCCGGGGCTGTTACACGCCTACCCG CCTCAAGTATATGGTTACGATGACTTACAGATGCTTCAGACGAGATTCCCCTTG GATTACTACAGCATCCCATTTCCCACGCCCACCACACCGCTGACTGGGAGGGACGGTAGCCTGGCCAGCAACCCCTACTCTG GTGACCTCACGAAGTTCGGCCGCGGGGATGCCTCCTCCCCGGCCCCGGCCACAACCTTGGCCCAACCCCAACAGAACCAGACGCAGACTCACCACACGACGCAGCAGACATTCCTGAACCCGGCGCTGCCTCCTGGCTACAGTTACACCAGCCTGCCATACTACACGGGGGTTCCGGGCCTCCCCAGCACCTTCCAGTATGGGCCTGCTGTGTTCCCT GTGGCTCCTACCTCTTCCAAGCAGCATGGTGTGAATGTCAGTGTGAACGCATCAGCCACCCCTTTCCAACAGCCAAGTGGATATGGGTCTCACGGATACAACACTG gtgTGTCAGTCACCTCCAGTAACACGGGCGTGCCAGATATCTCGGGTTCTGTGTACTCCAAGACCCAG CAGTCCTTCGAGAAACAAGGTTTTCATTCCGGCACTCCTGCTGCCTCCTTCAACTTGCCTTCAGCCCTAGGAAGTGGGGGGCCCATCAATCCAGCCACAGCTGCTGCCTACCCACCTGCCCCTTTCATGCACATTCTGACCCCCCATCAGCAGCCGCACTCCCAGATCCTCCACCACCACCTGCAGCAGGACGGCCAG CTACCATATTTGCAGATGATTCTGTGTTGCCCGCGCCAGCAGGAGGAGCAGGTAATGAAACTGAATGATGATGTGCTTGAACCCACTCCTTCCCGGCCCCCACTTCACCTCCACAGCCTCAGGGAACTCGAAGACAAAAAGCTGCACCGTCACAGAtcaggacacacagacacagacacctTGCTGAGCTCTCTGGCCTCCTGttcctctcttgccctcccctccccggtgccctctttttctttctgcccttccgcGACTCTGGAAACACTTGGTTACTGGATCGGAACGGATTCTTGGGGCAGCATCTGGAGCCTGGGGCCTCAGACTGTCTCTCTTGCCTTTTGGCTGAAATGGGCTCTCCGCTgtgccatggggggggggggggggggggcacgggctGGTACAGGTGACCTCTCCTGCGTCCCAGGGAGCTGGGGAGCTGGGATAAGTAAGGGCTGCCTTGCTGTCAGAGACAGCCTTCCCAGTTGA
- the UBAP2L gene encoding ubiquitin-associated protein 2-like isoform X1 produces the protein MMTSVGTNRARGNWEQPQNQNQTQHKQRPQATAEQIRLAQMISDHNDADFEEKVKQLIDITGKNQDECVIALHDCNGDVNRAINVLLEGNPDTHSWEMVGKKKGVSGQKDGGQTESNEEGKENRDRDRDYSRRRGGPPRRGRGASRGRECMHGALTKPAVVRGQENGLDGTKSGGPSGRGTERGRRGRGRGRGGSGRRGGRFSAQGMGTFNPADYAEPANTDDNYGNNSGNTWNNTGHFEPDDGTRLDFSGVEGSNYPRKFETAPGMIHPGAWRTAAEEWGTEDWNEDLSETKIFTASNVSSVPLPAENVTITAGQRIDLAVLLGKTPSSMENDSSNLDPSQAPSLAQPLVFSNSKQSAITQPASGNSFSHHSMVSMLGKGFGDVGEAKGGSTTGSQFLEQFKTAQALAQLAAQHSQPGTTATSSWDMGSASQSPSLVQYDLKNPDDSTVHSPFSKRQAFTPSSAMMEVFLQEKPPTVATSTAAPPPPSSPLPSKSTSAPQMSPGSSDNQSSSPQPAQQKLKQQKKKASLTSKIPALAVEMPGSADISGLNLQFGALQFGSEPVLSDYESTPTTSASSSQAPSSLYTSTASESSSTISSNQSQESGYQSGPIQSTTYTSPNNAQGPLYEQRSTQTRRYPSSISSSPQKDLTQAKNGFSSVQATQLQTTQSVEGATGSAVKSDSPSTSGISPLSETVSAASLLTAASQHSSPLGGLSHGEESANAPTTQHSSTLSTQQNTLSSSTSSGRTSTSTLLHTSVDSEANLHSSSSTFSTTSSTVSAPPPVVSVSSSLHGGGGLGLSLSSNSTVTASTRSSVATTSGKAPPNLPPGVPPLLPNPYIMAPGLLHAYPPQVYGYDDLQMLQTRFPLDYYSIPFPTPTTPLTGRDGSLASNPYSGDLTKFGRGDASSPAPATTLAQPQQNQTQTHHTTQQTFLNPALPPGYSYTSLPYYTGVPGLPSTFQYGPAVFPVAPTSSKQHGVNVSVNASATPFQQPSGYGSHGYNTGVSVTSSNTGVPDISGSVYSKTQQSFEKQGFHSGTPAASFNLPSALGSGGPINPATAAAYPPAPFMHILTPHQQPHSQILHHHLQQDGQLPYLQMILCCPRQQEEQVMKLNDDVLEPTPSRPPLHLHSLRELEDKKLHRHRSGHTDTDTLLSSLASCSSLALPSPVPSFSFCPSATLETLGYWIGTDSWGSIWSLGPQTVSLAFWLKWALRCAMGGGGGGARAGTGDLSCVPGSWGAGISKGCLAVRDSLPS, from the exons ttgaTTGATATCACAGGCAAGAACCAGGATGAGTGTGTCATTGCTTTACATGACTGCAATGGAGATGTCAACAGAGCCATCAATGTCCTACTGGAAGGAAACCCAGATACG CATTCGTGGGAGATGGTCGGGAAGAAGAAGGGAGTCTCAGGACAGAAGGATGGTGGCCAAACGGAATCCAACGAGGAAGGCAAAGAAAATCGAGACCGTGACAGAGACTATAGTCGGCGACGTGGTGGGCCACCAAGACGGGGGAGAGGTGCCAGCCGTGGACGAGAGTGTATGCATGGGGCTTTAACAAAACCAGCTGTGG ttcgGGGTCAGGAAAACGGATTAGATGGCACTAAGAGTGGAGGACCTTCCGGAAGAGGCACTGAACGAGGCAGAAGAGGACGTGGCAGAGGCAGAG gtgGCTCTGGTAGACGGGGAGGAAGGTTTTCTGCTCAAGGAATGGG AACCTTTAACCCAGCTGATTACGCAGAACCGGCCAATACCGATGACAACTATGGCAATAATAGCGGGAATACGTGGAACAACACTGGCCACTTCGAACCAGATGATGGGACGA gaCTTGATTTCAGTGGGGTTGAGGGGTCAAATTATCCCCGAAAATTTGAGACTGCTCCTGGTATGATACATCCAG GTGCGTGGAGGACCGCGGCAGAGGAGTGGGGGACTGAAGACTGGAATGAAGAC CTTTCTGAGACCAAGATCTTCACTGCCTCTAATGTGTCTTCAGTGCCTCTGCCTGCGGAGAATGTGACAATCACTGCTGGTCAGAG AATCGACCTTGCTGTTCTGTTGGGGAAGACACCATCTTCAATGGAGAATGATTCCTCTAATCTGGATCCATCTCAGGCTCCTTCTCTTGCGCAGCCTCTGGTGTTCAGTAATTCAAAGCAGAGCGCCATAACACAGCCTGCTTCAGGAAACTCATTCTCTCATCACAGTATG GTGAGCATGTTGGGGAAAGGGTTTGGCGATGTCGGCGAAGCCAAAGGTGGCAGCACCACGGGCTCTCAGTTCTTGGAGCAGTTCAAGACTGCTCAGGCCCTGGCCCAGCTGGCGGCACAGCATTCTCAGCCTGGAACCACCGCCACCTCCTCTTGGGACATGGGCTCCGCCTCACAGTCCCCATCGCTGGTGCAGTACG ATTTGAAGAACCCAGACGATTCCACAGTACACAGCCCCTTCAGCAAACGCCAGGCCTTCACCCCATCTTCAGCCATGATGGAGGTGTTCCTTCAGGAGAAGCCGCCCACGGTGGCCACCTCCACTGCTGCACCTCCACcgccctcttcccctctgccgAGCAAATCCACCTCGGCCCCACAGATGTCTCCCGGGTCTTCAGATAACCAGTCCTCCAGCCCTCAGCCGGCTCAGCAGAAATTGAAACAGCAGAAGAAAAAGGCCTCCTTGACTTCTAAG ATTCCTGCTCTGGCTGTGGAGATGCCTGGCTCAGCAGATATCTCAGGGCTAAACCTGCAGTTTGGGGCATTGCAGTTTGGGTCAGAGCCTGTCCTTTCTGATTACGAGTCCACCCCCACCACGAGCGCCTCTTCAAGCCAGGCTCCAAGTAGCCTCTATACCAGCACAGCCAG TGAATCTTCATCTACAATTTCATCTAACCAGAGTCAGGAGTCCGGTTATCAGAGCGGTCCAATTCAGTCGACAACCTATACCTCCCCAAATAATGCTCAGGGCCCTCTGTATGAACAGAGGTCCACACAGACTCGACGGTACCCCAGCTCCATCtcctcatcaccccaaaaggaccTGACTCAGGCAAAG AATGGCTTCAGCTCTGTGCAGGCCACACAGTTACAGACCACGCAATCTGTTGAAG GTGCTACAGGCTCTGCAGTGAAGTCTGACTCACCTTCCACTTCCGGCATCTCCCCTCTCAGCGAGACGGTGTCCGCAGCCTCCTTGCTGACAGCGGCCAGTCAACACTCATCCCCCCTGGGTGGCTTGAGCCACGGTGAGGAGAGTGCAAATGCTCCCACCACACAACACAGCAG CACGTTATCGACGCAGCAGAACACCCTCTCGTCATCCACGTCTTCTGGGCGCACTTCTACATCCACTCTTTTG CACACAAGCGTGGACAGTGAGGCGAACCTCCATTCTTCCTCCAGCACTTTCTCCACCACGTCCAGCACggtctctgcgcctcccccagtGGTCAGTGTCTCCTCCAGTCTCCACGGCGGCGGCGGCTTAGGCCTCAGCCTCAGCAGCAACTCCACCGTCACGGCCTCGACTCGGAGCTCGGTCGCTACGACTTCAG GAAAAGCTCCTCCCAACCTGCCTCCTGGGGTCCCGCCGTTGTTGCCTAATCCGTACATCATGGCTCCGGGGCTGTTACACGCCTACCCG CCTCAAGTATATGGTTACGATGACTTACAGATGCTTCAGACGAGATTCCCCTTG GATTACTACAGCATCCCATTTCCCACGCCCACCACACCGCTGACTGGGAGGGACGGTAGCCTGGCCAGCAACCCCTACTCTG GTGACCTCACGAAGTTCGGCCGCGGGGATGCCTCCTCCCCGGCCCCGGCCACAACCTTGGCCCAACCCCAACAGAACCAGACGCAGACTCACCACACGACGCAGCAGACATTCCTGAACCCGGCGCTGCCTCCTGGCTACAGTTACACCAGCCTGCCATACTACACGGGGGTTCCGGGCCTCCCCAGCACCTTCCAGTATGGGCCTGCTGTGTTCCCT GTGGCTCCTACCTCTTCCAAGCAGCATGGTGTGAATGTCAGTGTGAACGCATCAGCCACCCCTTTCCAACAGCCAAGTGGATATGGGTCTCACGGATACAACACTG gtgTGTCAGTCACCTCCAGTAACACGGGCGTGCCAGATATCTCGGGTTCTGTGTACTCCAAGACCCAG CAGTCCTTCGAGAAACAAGGTTTTCATTCCGGCACTCCTGCTGCCTCCTTCAACTTGCCTTCAGCCCTAGGAAGTGGGGGGCCCATCAATCCAGCCACAGCTGCTGCCTACCCACCTGCCCCTTTCATGCACATTCTGACCCCCCATCAGCAGCCGCACTCCCAGATCCTCCACCACCACCTGCAGCAGGACGGCCAG CTACCATATTTGCAGATGATTCTGTGTTGCCCGCGCCAGCAGGAGGAGCAGGTAATGAAACTGAATGATGATGTGCTTGAACCCACTCCTTCCCGGCCCCCACTTCACCTCCACAGCCTCAGGGAACTCGAAGACAAAAAGCTGCACCGTCACAGAtcaggacacacagacacagacacctTGCTGAGCTCTCTGGCCTCCTGttcctctcttgccctcccctccccggtgccctctttttctttctgcccttccgcGACTCTGGAAACACTTGGTTACTGGATCGGAACGGATTCTTGGGGCAGCATCTGGAGCCTGGGGCCTCAGACTGTCTCTCTTGCCTTTTGGCTGAAATGGGCTCTCCGCTgtgccatggggggggggggggggggggcacgggctGGTACAGGTGACCTCTCCTGCGTCCCAGGGAGCTGGGGAGCTGGGATAAGTAAGGGCTGCCTTGCTGTCAGAGACAGCCTTCCCAGTTGA